Genomic segment of Mercurialis annua linkage group LG6, ddMerAnnu1.2, whole genome shotgun sequence:
GAAGATGATGCATCTACCTTTGACGAGAATTCTATATTAGACGAGAATGGAATTGTCAGGAAGAGAAAAATTGCAGAACAGGCAAGAAGAGACTCTCAGAAAATCGGCAGGTTGCAGTTAGAGGTGCAGAAAATACAATTTCTGTTGGTGAAACGCGACGATGAAAACAAAAGCAGAGGAAAAACGAAGATCATGGATCGAAGAACAAGTGTTCTACTGCGAGACTACCTGTATGGCGGAACGAGAACTACCCCGAGGAGAAAGAAAGGGAACTTTTGTGCTTGTGTGAAACCTCCTACCAAGGGAGATTGAGATAAATTTGCCTTTTATCAGCCAATAATTGTCATAATTCTTgctgaaattaaattaagacATTTAGGTTATTTGTGTATAAATTTTGCTTAGTTGAGGGTGTATTTTCATGTTTAACGAACATCAGGTGATAGAAGCCATTCTATACATATATAATCGGAAAAACATGTAAAGACGATCACAAATCTGAGGACTTCAATAAATTTTCTTCATAATCaattcttttttccttttatccATGAAtgaaataagaataaattaatCTGATAGTCcaaatatttatcataatttacatTTATATTTCTCTTGTTGTTTGATTCTGTCTTAAATAACGTAAACAATAAAATGTTCTGTtagatttttctaaaaaaattgccgttaaaaaaaagaacattCAATTTTAAGGTTGATAATTTTATCCTTTTTGATACTTTATTCCGTTTTTAaatcttttatcaatttaatctcgaacaaaggatcactttcaccctCGAACTTgcgtcaaaatatcaaaaaagtccaaagctggaaaaccggatcacttataccctgaacttgtgtaaaccGGATCAAAAAAGCCCCTTTGCTGACGTGTCgctctaattggagagtgagatttaaatcaatcataatcaatctcttattaatcataatcaacactaattaatcatatataaccattaattaattacaatttaacactaattaaatgaataattttttttatctaaaaaataatttttctttttaaccaTAATTAATTTAGGTACCTTTTTACACTTTTTtcccaaaaaaaaataatttttttttttaactccgGCCGGAGAAAGGAGCTGTCCTCCTGCAGCTCCGCTCCTTGCCaaaacgaggagcagatctgctcctcgttttGGCGAGGAGCTTGCCAAATGAACAGACCCatatgggtctgttcatcactTTCATTATGAAAGCGACGAACAGATCCGTGGGATCTGTTCATCACTAGACCCACCGGGTCTATTTCGGGGGTCGATTTTACGTTATGGTAAATTGTTTTGTtgtgtataaaaaatatttttattattaataaaataaaaaaaattaaaattaattattaattttaaaattttatatgttaatttaaaagttttatatgttaatttgaaaaattgaaaattttaagcaCCATTTTGACCTTTTGTTTTGTGAAAAACCACTTTGAAAGAAAACCATTATCCAAAATCAGAGAGTGTACCTCACTCTCCGAGATGAGAGTGGGAAGGGGTGTTTTTGAGCTGAAATatacaagttcagggtataaatgattctattttccagctttggacttttttgatactttaacgcAAGTTCGAGGGTAAAAGTAATCCTTTATTCATTTAATCTCTTACTCTTCCGATGATAGTAAATATTAACAATTTTTCATTCATAAAACACTCCAATTActaatgaaattaaatttcagGACAACATCGTCTGATCTTGAAATAAAAGGGAAGCAAGTGAGAATTTTTTTGTACATGTCGGGGATGTCAGAATAAATATActcatgaaataaaaaaaaaagtgataaaTAATGCCTAATAATAACCATTTTGTAATTAGGATTTTAGGGgctaataaattaaaaggaaaaaatacaaatacacCCCTAATGTTTGTTGTAAATCTAACTCGGTGAGCATCAGTCTAACAAGTAACATCAGCCGTTTAGGAAACATTGGGTAATCAGATGAGTTTATGTGAGATTCACACTAAAAAGTAAGGACCTTACACGTATCTTTTACCTTAAATTAAGAATCATCATGCGATAAGGATTCCTTATAGTGACAGGAGTGGGACTCAAGCAAAACCTCTTATAAAAACTGAGCCAGTCACTCACaattagagaaagaaaaaaaacttcaGTGAAGAATAGTTGATCAGCGAGACAGCAACATGGCTTGTACCAACGTTTGGAGCAACAATTTGGTTGAAGAGTTTCGAAAGCTCGACAGTTGTCTTAATGACTATCGAGTTGTATCATTTGATACTGAGTTTCCGGGGTTTCTTGCGAGTTCACCCAGAGATTGTGGAGATGTTCGCAGATACGCTGACTTAAAGTGTAATGTCGACGCTATGAATATGCTTCAATTAGGATTAACTCCTTCGAACATGAATGGCGAGATTGGCGGAACCTGGcagtttaatttctttttcagcAGGGATCTTGATGTTTATTCTGAAGATTCCATTGTGTTCTTGAAGAAGTCTGGAATTGATTTTGTAAGACTCGAGACAGACGGCATTGATTTACACGAGTTTTCGACATTGCTTACCTCTCTTTTAGGCCGTCATAGTGATTTGCtttgggtaaattttcacgGCTTATATGATTTAGGTTACTTAGTCAAGCTTTTGAGCAACAACTTATTACCCGAATCCATTACGGACTTTACTCGACTTATCGGAGAATGCTTTGGCGGTGTGGTTGATGTGAAGTATGTGGCTAGGCTCTGTGACGGTTTGCTCGAAGGCGAGTTAAGTCTTGAAAAGCTGGCTAACATACTTGGAGTCGAACGGGTCGGAGGAGCGCATCAAGCGGGTTCTGATAGTTTATTAACTTGTTTAGTTTTCAACAATATTATGATGACTTATAATGAACTTCAGCCAACTGACTACATTGGACATCTATACAGTATTCAGACAAGGATTTGCATGTCACAGAAGCAGCCTCTTCTTCGTGTTCAGCCTCCACCAAACACTCTACTCCGTGTTCAGCCTCCACCAAACATCATATATTTCCGTGCAGCACCGCGTCCCATTATTCCCATTGTTTGTAGTCCTTATAGGATGCGCATAGTTCGGATGAAGCCGGTGCACACGGTTCTTATGAACAAGCTACTATTATAGATTCTGCTTTAGCAtagttttcaattttattgACTAGTTGTAATCGAACATTTATTATCATAAAGTTTATTGATCTGTCTgttatataaaaagttaatattgCTCATCAATTGGTACACAATTTTTCACTTTACTGCATATTCATAGTCACAAATGTATTTACGTGACAAGGTACAACCTATTGCACTTGTATGATACTAAAAACAAACCGATGTGGTACATCAACTGATAGCATTATACACTTGCTAATCTGTACACTGCCCTACACTATGAGTATCAGCTATATAAGCAAAGAATATGATAAAATACACAATACAGAACACAAATTTGGGTGACTATTCAGGTACTGGTAATTCTTTACGTAGAGACGCCTATAATCAAATGGAACTGCTGTCTTGAAATCCAAAGAACAAAGGAAGGGCGACTTTGTAATGAGCGATCTCCAAGTTTTCTTCCTAGTATGGCAGATTTGAATAAAAATTGTTATTAGCTCGCTTGTGCTGTCTCTTTGACCTTCAAGTTTCAGCTGATTCTCATCCTCTAAGAAGAGTCATTACATGCAGCTCTCTGTCCAACGCGTAGGAATTGCAAGAAGCTTTTCTCGGTACACTCGACTCTTTTTTTCCAAGAGTTAGAAGCCATGTCATATCTGCAATGCGAAATAGTCGTCAAGTAAACTTTAACAAATAAGTTTCTGAGGTAAATGTGTCTACTTGCTTACAAATGCATTATCAAACCCTTACGGGAATCCTAATATTCTTGCAGAATTTATAGCCGGACAATTAAAGAATAGAGTTTCATTTCGGAAAGCAATGAAAAAAGCTATTGAACTAACTGAACAGGCAGATACAAAAGGAATTCAAGTACAAATTGCGGGACGTCTTGACGGAAAAGAAATTGCACTCATTAATCCACAAAGAGGCGCAACAGCCTGTTAAACAGAAACATGCCTGAAATTTGAAGTTAGACATAACTATGATGCAGTGGCGTATGAAAAATGATATGAACCTAAAGTAAAGTAACATGCATTTCATGATCCCATAGTTTCCAAACATCTGATGTTTCATTTATTGGGATCAAAAACCATAAGAAAAAGCAGTATGGTATGA
This window contains:
- the LOC126687318 gene encoding putative CCR4-associated factor 1 homolog 8, with product MACTNVWSNNLVEEFRKLDSCLNDYRVVSFDTEFPGFLASSPRDCGDVRRYADLKCNVDAMNMLQLGLTPSNMNGEIGGTWQFNFFFSRDLDVYSEDSIVFLKKSGIDFVRLETDGIDLHEFSTLLTSLLGRHSDLLWVNFHGLYDLGYLVKLLSNNLLPESITDFTRLIGECFGGVVDVKYVARLCDGLLEGELSLEKLANILGVERVGGAHQAGSDSLLTCLVFNNIMMTYNELQPTDYIGHLYSIQTRICMSQKQPLLRVQPPPNTLLRVQPPPNIIYFRAAPRPIIPIVCSPYRMRIVRMKPVHTVLMNKLLL